Sequence from the Flavobacteriales bacterium genome:
AAGCGATCACTATGGCCTATCATACTTTTCACGGATTGGAAGTCCGCATTATCCGCATCTTTAATACATACGGTCCTAAAATGCGCCTGGATGACGGACGTGCATTACCAACTTTCATGGCACAGGCCCTGAGAGGTGAGGATATCACCGTATTCGGAGATGGAAGTCAGACAAGGTCTTTCTGCTACGTGGATGATCTGGTGGAAGGCATCGTTCGCCTTTTGAAAAGCGACTATCCGAATCCAGTCAATGTGGGTAACCCGCAGGAGATCACCATCCGCGATTTTGCCGAAGAAGTGATCAAGCTGACAGGAGGTAAAGGAAAGATCGTTTACAAGGAACTCCCCGTGGATGACCCCAAACAACGACAACCGGATATTACCCGTGCCCGGGAAGTACTGGGCTGGGAGCCGAAAGTAGGTCGCGAGGAAGGCCTGAAGAAAACCCTGGAGTACTTTTTATCGTTACCTGAATTCAAGAAAGCACATGTCTGAGCAATTGCCATATTATCATCATGAGACAGCCGTCATCGACGAGGGCTGTTTAATCGGAGAAGGTACCAAGATCTGGCATTTCAGCCATGTCATGACGGGGTGCACCATCGGTAAAAACTGCAATATTGGCCAGAACGTGGTGGTGTCGCCGGATGTGGTGCTTGGTAACCGGGTCAAAGTTCAGAACAATGTTTCCATATATACCGGCGTGACCTGTGAGGATGATGTGTTTTTAGGTCCCTCGATGGTGTTCACCAATGTGATCAACCCCAGAAGTGGCGTAAACCGTAGGGGTGAGTATGCCAAAACAACCGTGCGGCATGGCGCAACCATAGGTGCGAATGCAACCATTGTTTGCGGACATGAACTGGGTGCGTTCTGCTTCATAGGAGCTGGTACGGTAGTGGTGAAAGATGTTCCGGCATATGCCCTGGTGGTAGGCAATCCGGGCCGGCAGATCGGTTGGATGAGTGAATTCGGCCATCGCCTTATATTTGATGAAAATGGGTTGGCAGTGTGTTCTGAGAGTGGGGACACCTACCGCCTGCAACATAACAATGTAAATAAAGAACCA
This genomic interval carries:
- a CDS encoding SDR family oxidoreductase — encoded protein: MASEKRKKRVLITGAAGFIGSHLCDRFLADGCHVIGMDNLLTGNIRNIEHLFSEEHFEFYHHDVSKFVFVPGELDYILHFASPASPIDYLKMPIQTLKVGSLGTHNLLGLAKAKNARMLIASTSEVYGDPQVHPQNEEYWGHVNPIGPRGVYDEAKRFQEAITMAYHTFHGLEVRIIRIFNTYGPKMRLDDGRALPTFMAQALRGEDITVFGDGSQTRSFCYVDDLVEGIVRLLKSDYPNPVNVGNPQEITIRDFAEEVIKLTGGKGKIVYKELPVDDPKQRQPDITRAREVLGWEPKVGREEGLKKTLEYFLSLPEFKKAHV
- a CDS encoding N-acetyltransferase, which codes for MSEQLPYYHHETAVIDEGCLIGEGTKIWHFSHVMTGCTIGKNCNIGQNVVVSPDVVLGNRVKVQNNVSIYTGVTCEDDVFLGPSMVFTNVINPRSGVNRRGEYAKTTVRHGATIGANATIVCGHELGAFCFIGAGTVVVKDVPAYALVVGNPGRQIGWMSEFGHRLIFDENGLAVCSESGDTYRLQHNNVNKEPK